The following are encoded together in the Labrus mixtus chromosome 2, fLabMix1.1, whole genome shotgun sequence genome:
- the LOC132954265 gene encoding cilia- and flagella-associated protein 45-like, translating into MRRGYSHTSTTGSSNVRRYRTRAPTSQVDESPFGSPKPLDKHGNSAYRIVSQPRKIQETVQILGKDQIRNIRIPSKDPLQNSLILSSSEMQRLLTASLVVTKKETYAKNEAYQKDEEEKIKAAKNMKHQMMEIDRLRKQNMPLTQEEIDSRDRAQKVCGRSITLRMEQDEDIKKVNKMILQTQCQAIREAQIHEKKRIQAEMAEEEKRLDSIMESERRKAVENIEKIHDLHKQKMKMGKQQIYNQILQHEQEKQLQHAKKEQEKQLTRERHEKLKLEELRAKQKKREDQQLLQKEITRINAETMQAKSKMLEEEMLSDRRRKEYTQKKLIQEAECDAAQRRIKKERELEIGKMLAQQNKLKDIKAKQDEIRSQRIQEMEDRKWRRKEKDLAMKKAQENAMLRAYRLEQDRYKEQQMLVKSERKKAEFDRMMDIQNYTMVKQREEEEKRRQKAQQLKEALQEQIKERELLAKDKRRETLQETEKFTEEGRHIEVLRDMITEKKLKELKASGVPEKYCTDLEKRVYNWKRK; encoded by the coding sequence ATGAGACGAGGATACAGCCACACCTCCACAACAGGCAGCTCGAATGTCCGCCGGTACCGCACACGGGCCCCCACCTCTCAAGTGGATGAATCCCCATTCGGGAGCCCCAAACCACTGGACAAACATGGAAACTCAGCATACAGGATCGTGAGTCAGCCCAGAAAGATCCAAGAGACTGTTCAAATTCTAGGGAAAGACCAAATTCGCAATATCAGGATCCCTTCAAAAGACCCTCTGCAAAATTCGCTTATCCTATCATCTTCTGAGATGCAGCGTCTCCTCACAGCCTCCCTGGTTGTCACAAAGAAAGAGACGTATGCAAAGAACGAGGCTTATCAGAAGGACGAAGAGGAGAAAATCAAAGCTGCAAAAAACATGAAGCATCAAATGATGGAGATCGACCGTTTACGCAAACAGAACATGCCACTGACTCAAGAGGAGATTGATTCCCGTGACCGTGCACAAAAAGTATGTGGAAGGTCAATCACTTTAAGGATGGAGCAAGACGAGGACATTAAGAAAGTCAACAAGATGATTTTACAGACTCAGTGTCAAGCCATACGAGAGGCGCAGATCCATGAGAAAAAAAGGATCCAGGCAGAgatggcagaggaggagaaacgtCTAGACTCTATCATGGAGAGCGAGCGCCGCAAAGCTGTAGAGAACATAGAGAAGATACATGACCTCCACAAACAGAAGATGAAAATGGGAAAGCAGCAAATTTACAACCAAATACTGCAACATGAGCAGGAAAAGCAATTACAGCATGCAAAGAAAGAGCAGGAGAAACAATTGACTCGAGAGAGACATGAGAAATTGAAGTTGGAGGAGCTCAGGGccaagcagaagaagagagaggatcAGCAGCTTCTACAGAAAGAGATTACACGTATCAATGCTGAGACCATGCAGGCCAAGAGTAAGATGTTAGAGGAGGAAATGCTCTCTGACAGGAGGCGGAAAGagtatacacaaaaaaaactgattcaGGAGGCTGAATGTGACGCAGCACAGAGACGCAtcaagaaagagagggagttgGAGATTGGCAAGATGTTGGCccaacaaaataaattaaaagacaTCAAGGCAAAGCAGGATGAGATCCGTTCTCAGAGGATCCAAGAAATGGAAGACAGAaaatggaggagaaaagagaaagatcTGGCTATGAAGAAAGCCCAAGAAAATGCTATGCTGCGTGCGTATCGCTTAGAGCAAGATCGCTATAAGGAGCAACAGATGTTGGTCAAGTCAGAGCGTaagaaggcagagtttgatcggATGATGGATATTCAAAATTACACCATGGtcaaacaaagagaggaggaggagaaacggCGTCAAAAAGCACAGCAACTGAAAGAAGCATTGCAAGAGCAGATAAAGGAGCGTGAGCTCTTAGCCAAAGACAAACGCAGAGAAACCTTACAGGAAACTGAAAAGTTTACTGAGGAAGGAAGGCACATAGAAGTGCTCCGTGATATGATCACAGAGAAGAAGCTGAAGGAGCTGAAAGCTTCAGGAGTCCCTGAAAAATACTGCACTGATTTGGAAAAAAGAGTGTACAACTGGAAGCGGAAGTAG